A stretch of Vicinamibacterales bacterium DNA encodes these proteins:
- a CDS encoding CusA/CzcA family heavy metal efflux RND transporter produces MIEKLIAFSGRNAFVVILLILGIVGGGVWALRNTPIDAIPDLSDVQVIITANWDGRSPTLVEDQVTYPIVTALISAPNVKVVRGFSYFDVSFVYVIFQDGTDPYWARSRVLEYLNGLQGRLPAGVTPVLGPDATGVGWGFEYALVDRTGKTDLSRLRTLNDWYVQYQLRSVTGVAEVAPVGGYVKQYQIEIDPNALLAYNMTIDKVASAVRASNNDVGGRVVEWTGREYMVRGLGYLQSVADIEQVGLGAKPDGTPILVKDVGRVHLGPEMRRGVADLNGEGDVAGGIVVIRSGVDTNAVIQNVKKAVKEKVQPSLPKGVEFVTTYDRSDLIERSISNLKEKLIEEALIVSLVCIVFLWHFRSALVAILTLPLAILLSFVAMRYIGLGSNIMSLGGIAIAIGAMIDAAIIMIENAHKHLEHDQGARPRRDILIEAAQEVGRPLFFSLLIITVSFLPIFTLEGQEGRMFRPLAFTKTFAMGFAAFTSVLIVPFLMVLFIRGKIAKEEKNPINRFLIWAYHPFVKFVLRHRALTLIVAVLVLLSTVPIFMRLGSEFMPPLYEGTILYMPITLPGASVPTAQQILQVQDKLIKSVPEVASVFGKAGRAISATDPAPPEMIETVINLKPESQWRPGMTPAKLEAELDKKVRLPGVVNAWTMPIKARVDMLSTGIRTPVGIKIFGPKLDTINAIGAQIEGALGSVKGTRNVFAERVTGGYYVDFKVRRDQIARYGLTVGDVEMVIESAIGGANVTTTIEGRERFPVNVRYQRYYRTDISTLRRTLIATPGGAQVPLEQVADISLSTGPTVIRTEQAQLLGYVYVDVADRDIGSYVDEAKRVVGQMVKLPEGYYLEWSGQYEYMLRAAERLKIVIPVTLLIVIVLLYFNTGNPVKIAIVLLAVPFSLVGAFWLLFLLGYNMSVAVWVGIIALAGVDAETGVVMLLYLDHAFDRFKAEGRMNSLRDLQDAVEDGAVKRIRPKMMTVMAILMGLLPIMWGHGAGADVMKRIAAPMVGGVITSFILELLIYPVIFTVWKWHAEVKPGLVKANG; encoded by the coding sequence GTGATCGAGAAGCTCATCGCCTTCAGTGGGCGGAACGCCTTCGTCGTCATCCTCCTGATCCTGGGCATCGTCGGCGGCGGCGTGTGGGCGCTCCGCAACACGCCCATCGACGCCATCCCGGATCTCTCAGACGTCCAGGTCATCATCACGGCGAACTGGGATGGCCGCAGCCCGACGCTGGTCGAAGACCAGGTGACCTACCCGATCGTCACGGCACTCATCTCCGCGCCCAACGTCAAGGTGGTCCGCGGCTTCTCCTATTTCGACGTCTCCTTCGTTTACGTCATCTTCCAGGACGGCACCGACCCGTACTGGGCACGCAGCCGCGTGCTCGAGTACCTGAACGGCCTCCAGGGCCGTCTGCCCGCGGGAGTCACCCCGGTCCTCGGGCCGGATGCCACCGGCGTCGGCTGGGGCTTCGAGTACGCGCTCGTCGACCGCACCGGCAAGACCGACCTGTCCCGCCTGCGCACGCTCAACGACTGGTACGTCCAATACCAGTTGCGGAGCGTCACCGGTGTCGCCGAAGTCGCGCCGGTCGGCGGGTACGTCAAGCAGTATCAGATCGAGATCGATCCGAACGCCCTGCTGGCCTACAACATGACGATCGACAAGGTGGCGTCCGCCGTCCGCGCCAGCAACAACGACGTCGGGGGCCGGGTCGTCGAGTGGACCGGGCGCGAGTACATGGTCCGTGGCCTCGGGTACCTGCAGAGCGTCGCCGACATCGAACAGGTGGGCCTCGGCGCGAAGCCGGACGGGACGCCGATCCTGGTGAAAGACGTCGGCCGCGTGCACCTGGGACCCGAGATGCGGCGTGGGGTGGCGGACCTCAACGGCGAGGGCGACGTCGCCGGCGGCATCGTGGTCATCCGCTCTGGGGTCGACACGAATGCCGTCATCCAGAATGTCAAGAAGGCGGTCAAAGAGAAGGTCCAGCCGTCGCTCCCGAAGGGTGTGGAGTTCGTCACGACGTACGACCGCTCCGACCTGATCGAGCGGTCGATCAGCAACCTCAAGGAGAAGCTCATCGAGGAAGCGCTCATCGTGTCGCTGGTGTGCATCGTCTTCCTGTGGCACTTCCGAAGCGCGCTGGTCGCCATCCTCACGCTGCCGCTGGCCATCCTCCTCTCGTTCGTCGCGATGCGCTACATCGGCCTCGGCTCGAACATCATGAGTCTCGGCGGCATCGCCATCGCGATCGGCGCGATGATCGACGCCGCGATCATCATGATCGAGAACGCCCACAAGCACCTCGAACACGATCAGGGGGCCAGGCCCCGACGGGACATCTTGATCGAAGCGGCGCAGGAGGTCGGGCGTCCGCTGTTCTTCTCGCTCCTGATCATCACCGTCTCGTTCCTCCCGATCTTCACGCTCGAGGGACAGGAAGGCCGGATGTTCCGGCCCCTCGCCTTCACCAAGACGTTTGCGATGGGGTTCGCGGCGTTCACGTCGGTGTTGATCGTGCCGTTTCTCATGGTGCTCTTCATCCGCGGGAAGATTGCCAAAGAGGAGAAGAACCCGATCAACCGCTTCCTGATCTGGGCGTACCACCCGTTCGTCAAGTTCGTGCTGCGGCACCGCGCCCTGACGCTCATCGTGGCGGTGCTCGTTCTTCTGAGCACGGTCCCGATCTTCATGAGACTGGGCTCGGAGTTCATGCCCCCCCTCTACGAGGGCACGATCCTCTACATGCCGATCACACTGCCGGGCGCGTCGGTTCCCACGGCCCAGCAGATCCTCCAGGTCCAGGACAAGCTGATCAAGTCCGTTCCGGAGGTCGCGTCGGTGTTTGGCAAGGCGGGCCGCGCGATCTCTGCCACGGACCCGGCGCCACCCGAGATGATCGAAACGGTGATCAACCTCAAGCCGGAGTCTCAGTGGCGGCCCGGCATGACGCCGGCCAAGCTGGAAGCCGAGCTCGACAAGAAGGTCCGCCTGCCTGGTGTCGTGAACGCCTGGACGATGCCGATCAAGGCACGGGTGGACATGCTCTCGACCGGCATACGCACGCCCGTCGGCATCAAGATCTTCGGGCCGAAGCTGGACACGATCAACGCCATTGGCGCCCAGATCGAGGGCGCACTCGGGAGCGTGAAGGGCACGCGCAACGTCTTCGCCGAGCGCGTCACGGGCGGCTACTACGTGGACTTCAAGGTCCGCCGCGACCAGATCGCGCGCTACGGCCTGACCGTCGGCGACGTCGAAATGGTCATCGAATCGGCGATTGGCGGCGCGAACGTGACGACGACGATCGAAGGCCGTGAGCGGTTCCCGGTCAATGTTCGCTACCAGCGCTACTACCGGACCGACATCAGCACGCTGCGGCGTACGCTGATCGCGACGCCGGGCGGTGCGCAGGTCCCGCTCGAGCAGGTCGCCGACATCTCGCTCTCGACCGGGCCGACGGTGATCCGGACCGAGCAGGCGCAGTTGCTGGGCTACGTCTACGTGGACGTGGCCGACCGCGACATCGGGAGTTATGTGGACGAGGCCAAGCGTGTCGTCGGCCAGATGGTGAAGCTGCCCGAGGGGTACTACCTGGAATGGAGCGGCCAGTACGAGTACATGCTGCGGGCCGCCGAGCGCCTGAAGATCGTCATCCCGGTCACGCTCCTCATCGTCATCGTGCTGCTCTACTTCAACACGGGCAACCCGGTGAAGATCGCGATCGTCCTGCTGGCGGTGCCCTTCTCCCTGGTCGGCGCGTTCTGGCTGCTCTTCCTGCTCGGCTACAACATGAGCGTGGCCGTCTGGGTCGGGATCATCGCGCTGGCGGGCGTCGATGCCGAGACCGGGGTCGTGATGCTGCTCTATCTCGACCACGCGTTCGACCGGTTCAAGGCGGAGGGGCGGATGAACAGCCTTCGCGACCTCCAGGATGCGGTGGAGGACGGCGCCGTCAAGCGGATTCGGCCGAAGATGATGACCGTGATGGCGATCCTGATGGGGCTGCTGCCCATCATGTGGGGGCACGGTGCCGGGGCGGACGTGATGAAGCGCATCGCGGCGCCGATGGTCGGTGGCGTCATCACGTCGTTCATTCTCGAACTGTTGATATACCCAGTGATCTTTACCGTCTGGAAATGGCACGCCGAGGTGAAGCCCGGGCTGGTGAAGGCGAACGGCTGA
- a CDS encoding efflux RND transporter periplasmic adaptor subunit — protein sequence MNMLALIRRRGTRPAWLVFGGLIAAIVAVAFLAGCVAKAAPQLYHCPMHPDYVSDKPGDCPICGMRLVPMKADAPKPVPGVEKDHQHGDSTPHKDVYTCPMHPEVQAEKPGQCPKCGMNLVKKTVAAEPQKTSPQPGDTAAAPPAGLATVHTDDGRAEVAGVRTVTATTESVVSSVRAVGTVVPDETRVRHVTTKVGGWVQKLYVNAIGQPVRAGQPLFELYSPELLASQEEYVRARQSAEQFAKSSLPEVRRGGEDLAASARRRLELFDVPEEFLQQLDRTGKAQRTIVFRAPFTGYVSEKSVVEGHKVEAGMDLLTLTDLSRVWVTAQLYEAEANAAQLGRPATVTLPYDAGTSLRGRVSLVYPTIETESRTIKVRLEFANPRMVLKPGMFVNVALEASRTSGVVVPDSAVIDSGTRQVVFVEAGPGHFEPREVQVGPRADGKALLKSGVRAGERVAIAANFLLDSESRLRGAVASKTEAPATGPHKHQQ from the coding sequence ATGAACATGCTTGCTCTCATCCGTCGCCGCGGGACTCGCCCGGCCTGGCTGGTCTTTGGCGGCCTCATCGCGGCCATCGTGGCCGTTGCCTTCCTCGCGGGCTGCGTCGCCAAGGCCGCACCGCAGCTCTATCACTGTCCGATGCACCCCGACTATGTGTCGGACAAGCCGGGCGACTGCCCGATCTGCGGCATGCGGCTCGTGCCGATGAAGGCCGATGCGCCGAAGCCAGTGCCCGGTGTAGAGAAAGACCACCAGCACGGCGACTCGACCCCGCACAAGGACGTTTACACCTGCCCGATGCACCCCGAGGTGCAGGCCGAGAAGCCGGGCCAGTGCCCGAAGTGTGGGATGAACCTGGTCAAGAAGACCGTCGCCGCGGAGCCCCAGAAGACGTCACCTCAACCTGGTGACACGGCGGCGGCGCCGCCGGCCGGCCTCGCCACGGTGCACACCGACGATGGACGCGCCGAGGTGGCCGGCGTGCGGACCGTCACCGCGACCACTGAGTCGGTCGTGAGTTCGGTGCGAGCCGTGGGAACCGTCGTTCCGGACGAAACACGGGTGCGCCACGTGACGACGAAGGTGGGGGGATGGGTACAGAAGCTGTACGTGAATGCGATCGGACAGCCGGTCCGTGCCGGGCAGCCGCTGTTCGAACTGTACTCACCGGAACTCCTGGCGAGCCAGGAAGAATACGTGCGCGCTCGGCAGAGCGCCGAGCAGTTCGCCAAGTCCTCGCTCCCCGAAGTGCGGCGCGGCGGCGAGGACCTGGCCGCGTCCGCGAGGCGCCGCCTCGAGTTGTTCGACGTCCCCGAGGAGTTCCTGCAGCAACTCGATCGTACGGGCAAGGCCCAGCGGACGATCGTCTTCCGCGCGCCCTTCACCGGATACGTGAGCGAGAAGAGCGTCGTCGAAGGACACAAGGTGGAGGCCGGCATGGACCTGCTCACCCTCACGGACCTGTCACGAGTCTGGGTCACCGCCCAGCTCTACGAAGCCGAAGCCAACGCCGCCCAACTCGGGCGCCCCGCCACCGTCACGTTGCCCTACGACGCGGGCACGTCGCTACGCGGCCGGGTCAGCCTCGTCTATCCGACGATTGAGACGGAAAGCCGCACGATCAAGGTCCGCCTCGAATTTGCCAACCCGCGCATGGTGCTGAAGCCGGGGATGTTCGTCAACGTCGCGCTCGAGGCATCCCGTACGAGCGGCGTGGTCGTGCCGGATTCGGCGGTCATCGATTCGGGCACGCGGCAAGTGGTCTTTGTCGAAGCCGGACCGGGCCACTTCGAACCCCGCGAGGTGCAGGTGGGGCCGAGGGCTGACGGCAAGGCGCTGCTGAAGAGCGGAGTCCGAGCGGGTGAGCGCGTCGCCATTGCCGCCAACTTCCTGCTCGATTCGGAGTCGCGTCTGCGCGGGGCGGTGGCCAGCAAGACCGAGGCCCCGGCAACCGGACCACACAAGCACCAGCAATAA
- a CDS encoding efflux RND transporter periplasmic adaptor subunit: MTDRTSLLRYGLVAMISLLIGGGLVFLALRAGRPPTGATGAPAGGPTPPTSAGAAQAGAGMKGMPGMETPAPPPGEPPPAASGPTVFISPARQQLIGVRTAAVEHRTLDTTIRAVGTLAYDETRVTQVNTKVAGWIERVNVDYVGKPVRRGEPLFSVYSPDLVATQTEYLLALKARDQFASSQVVETRASSESLLAATRQRLKLWDVSDAQIADLEKTRQPRRSLTLYAPFTGIVLERNAFAGQYITPEMAAFKLADLSTLWVIGQVFEYELGQIAVGQDANIAFPYGEYGRTIKGRIGFIYPDIDPQTRRARIRVEFSNAGNTFKPGTYVTVSITTRGGHVVAVPKEAVIDTGVKQVAIVVHPNGYFEPREIKVGQPTDEFYPVLSGLAAGDQIVTSAQFMVDSEANLQTAMQAMSVSMPGMDMGGGKKAPSPPPAAAPPAKPQAMPGMKMPPPKAPDASKDQMEDMPGMPGMKMPAAKKPPAPPKKKFDAGGAR, encoded by the coding sequence ATGACCGACCGCACGTCTCTCCTCCGTTATGGCCTCGTGGCCATGATCTCGCTCCTCATCGGCGGTGGCCTCGTGTTTCTCGCGCTTCGCGCCGGGCGACCTCCGACCGGAGCAACGGGAGCGCCCGCGGGCGGACCCACGCCACCAACGTCGGCAGGGGCGGCCCAGGCCGGCGCGGGCATGAAGGGCATGCCCGGGATGGAGACGCCCGCCCCGCCGCCCGGTGAGCCCCCGCCAGCCGCGTCAGGTCCCACTGTGTTCATCTCACCCGCGCGACAGCAATTGATCGGCGTCCGCACGGCAGCGGTCGAACACCGCACCCTCGACACCACGATTCGCGCCGTGGGCACACTCGCCTACGACGAGACCCGGGTGACACAGGTGAACACCAAGGTCGCCGGGTGGATCGAACGCGTCAACGTCGATTACGTCGGCAAGCCGGTTCGCCGGGGCGAGCCGCTCTTCAGCGTCTACAGCCCGGATCTGGTGGCGACGCAGACGGAGTACCTGCTCGCCCTCAAGGCCCGGGATCAGTTCGCCTCGAGCCAGGTGGTCGAAACGCGGGCGAGCAGCGAGTCGCTGCTCGCCGCCACCCGCCAGCGTCTGAAGCTGTGGGACGTCTCCGATGCCCAGATTGCCGATCTGGAGAAGACCCGCCAGCCTCGCCGCAGCCTGACGCTGTACGCCCCGTTCACGGGCATCGTCCTCGAGCGCAACGCCTTTGCCGGCCAGTACATCACCCCGGAGATGGCTGCCTTCAAGCTCGCCGACCTCTCCACCCTCTGGGTGATCGGCCAGGTCTTCGAGTACGAGCTCGGACAGATCGCGGTGGGGCAGGACGCCAACATCGCCTTCCCGTACGGCGAGTACGGCCGCACCATCAAAGGGCGGATCGGCTTCATCTACCCCGACATCGACCCCCAGACCAGGCGGGCACGCATCCGGGTCGAGTTCAGCAATGCCGGCAACACGTTCAAGCCCGGCACGTACGTGACCGTGTCCATCACGACGCGAGGCGGCCACGTGGTGGCCGTGCCGAAGGAGGCGGTGATCGACACGGGGGTCAAGCAGGTGGCGATCGTCGTCCATCCGAACGGGTATTTCGAACCGCGCGAGATCAAGGTGGGCCAGCCGACCGACGAGTTCTACCCGGTGCTGAGCGGCTTGGCCGCGGGGGATCAAATCGTCACGTCCGCGCAGTTCATGGTCGATTCCGAAGCGAACCTGCAGACGGCGATGCAGGCGATGTCGGTCAGCATGCCGGGGATGGACATGGGCGGCGGGAAGAAGGCGCCGAGCCCACCGCCCGCGGCTGCGCCGCCTGCCAAACCGCAGGCCATGCCGGGCATGAAGATGCCACCACCGAAGGCGCCTGACGCGTCGAAGGACCAGATGGAGGATATGCCGGGCATGCCGGGCATGAAGATGCCAGCCGCGAAGAAGCCTCCGGCACCGCCGAAGAAGAAGTTCGACGCGGGAGGCGCCCGGTGA
- a CDS encoding TolC family protein, translating to MLVGSRSMVRSIVFAALLPLTLAPRAMAQSPSRAPDANPAPAVDTLVERALTRAPSLAARRERVQAAQVAIRAADALPDPMVEIEYQSFNFPRYTIGSDPGSMVGASIRQGLLSRGRRSASRYVATAEATRRAAEQRLTAADVATEVRVQYARLYAIDRERDTLVDAAELVRMLESTVTARYATGGGDQASVLRVQLEQTRIGQRVADLAAERRVVQAAVNRLTNDPPDAPIGRVAGLPPAALPGEAASVLDQTARSAPAVALGQAAVDLASRQVDAARQELKPSWSVGGGIFWQGGLDRMVKFSVGVELPFWKERKQLPLIAAAESERRAAQLELANTTIDVRAQAAGLLVEYQNAIDQIERYQGALLPQNSAALDATRASYLGGRGDFVSVLDEFRRWIDLRTELAGREADRFSAQARLAALLGAPATGQPQ from the coding sequence GTGCTCGTTGGGTCCCGTTCAATGGTGCGGTCGATAGTCTTCGCGGCTCTACTCCCGCTGACACTGGCCCCGCGCGCAATGGCTCAGTCGCCGTCGCGCGCCCCAGACGCCAACCCGGCTCCTGCCGTCGATACCCTCGTCGAGCGGGCACTCACGCGTGCCCCGTCGCTGGCCGCCCGGCGCGAACGGGTCCAGGCCGCGCAGGTCGCCATCCGGGCCGCGGACGCCCTCCCGGATCCGATGGTCGAAATCGAGTACCAGTCGTTCAACTTCCCGCGATACACCATTGGGTCGGATCCCGGGTCGATGGTTGGCGCGTCGATTCGGCAGGGTCTCCTCAGCCGGGGGCGGCGGTCGGCGAGCCGGTACGTGGCAACCGCCGAGGCGACGCGGCGCGCGGCCGAGCAGCGGCTGACGGCGGCCGACGTGGCCACGGAGGTTCGGGTTCAGTACGCCCGGCTGTACGCCATTGATCGCGAGCGCGACACGCTGGTCGACGCGGCTGAGCTCGTTCGGATGCTGGAGTCCACGGTCACCGCCCGATACGCGACCGGTGGAGGCGATCAGGCGAGCGTCCTCCGCGTGCAGCTCGAACAGACACGCATCGGCCAGCGCGTGGCGGACCTGGCGGCTGAGCGCAGGGTGGTGCAGGCGGCCGTCAATCGTCTGACGAACGACCCGCCCGATGCGCCGATCGGGCGGGTCGCGGGTCTCCCGCCCGCGGCGCTTCCTGGCGAAGCCGCGTCGGTCCTCGACCAGACCGCCCGCAGCGCCCCGGCCGTGGCGCTCGGTCAGGCGGCGGTGGATCTGGCGAGTCGCCAGGTGGACGCGGCGCGACAGGAGCTGAAGCCGAGTTGGAGCGTGGGCGGCGGCATCTTCTGGCAAGGCGGCCTGGACCGCATGGTGAAGTTCAGCGTCGGCGTCGAACTGCCCTTCTGGAAGGAGCGGAAGCAACTGCCGCTCATCGCCGCCGCCGAGAGCGAACGCCGGGCGGCGCAGCTCGAGTTGGCGAACACCACCATCGACGTGCGCGCGCAGGCGGCGGGCCTGCTGGTCGAGTATCAGAATGCCATCGACCAGATCGAGCGGTATCAGGGCGCGCTGCTGCCGCAGAACAGCGCGGCGCTCGACGCCACTCGCGCGAGTTATCTCGGCGGCCGCGGCGACTTCGTCTCGGTCCTCGACGAATTCCGGCGGTGGATCGACCTCCGCACGGAGCTGGCCGGACGTGAAGCCGACCGCTTCTCCGCCCAGGCCAGGCTCGCGGCGCTCCTTGGTGCCCCAGCCACCGGCCAGCCTCAGTAG